The following proteins are co-located in the Aggregatibacter aphrophilus ATCC 33389 genome:
- a CDS encoding TIGR01777 family oxidoreductase has protein sequence MKILITGATGFIGTALIPQLLSQNHQITALVRNIEKAQQQLPHVVELINTLDYFQHFNQFDAVINLAGEPIFDRRWTNKQKVRLESSRISLTEKLTQLINQSDEPPVCFISGSATGYYGDCGEQSIDENTSPANNFAAQLCQHWEAAALKANTRVCVVRTGLVLARQGGALAKMLPLYRCGLGGKLGSGQQYWGWISLTDMVNGILFLLENVACNGPFNFAAPHAVRNTKFNKILGIILKRPHFATVPAFLLKFMLGERACLLLDSQKLIPQNLLAHGFQFQHLDLSQCLVEEV, from the coding sequence ATGAAAATTCTTATAACCGGTGCTACCGGCTTTATCGGAACCGCATTAATTCCTCAACTACTCTCTCAAAATCACCAAATCACCGCACTGGTGCGCAATATTGAAAAAGCGCAACAGCAACTCCCCCATGTGGTTGAACTGATCAATACGCTGGATTATTTTCAGCATTTTAATCAATTTGACGCGGTGATTAATTTGGCCGGTGAGCCGATTTTCGACCGTCGTTGGACGAACAAACAAAAAGTGCGGTTAGAATCCAGCCGTATTTCTTTAACGGAAAAACTGACACAACTCATCAACCAAAGCGATGAACCGCCGGTCTGTTTTATTTCCGGCTCGGCAACCGGCTACTACGGAGATTGCGGAGAACAGTCCATTGATGAAAACACCTCTCCCGCCAATAATTTTGCCGCCCAACTTTGCCAACATTGGGAAGCCGCCGCGTTAAAAGCTAACACACGCGTCTGCGTTGTTCGTACCGGTTTAGTACTAGCCCGCCAAGGTGGGGCGCTAGCTAAAATGTTGCCGTTATATCGCTGCGGTCTTGGAGGCAAACTAGGTTCCGGTCAACAATATTGGGGCTGGATTTCCTTAACGGACATGGTAAACGGCATTTTATTTTTATTGGAAAACGTTGCCTGCAATGGTCCTTTCAATTTTGCTGCACCACACGCCGTGCGTAATACCAAATTCAATAAAATATTGGGCATCATTCTCAAACGCCCGCATTTCGCCACCGTACCGGCCTTCCTACTCAAATTCATGCTCGGTGAACGCGCCTGCTTATTGCTCGACAGCCAAAAATTGATTCCACAAAATCTCCTCGCCCATGGCTTCCAATTTCAACACCTTGATCTCTCCCAATGTTTAGTGGAAGAAGTCTAA